The nucleotide sequence taacgagCTAACCATACACCATAAACTAATATTAGGTCCTTACATATGAAATAGGCATTTTGTCGTACTGACCACTTTGATTTGAAATATCTCCTCTTTGGTTaagaattccaaattcaaatgcatAATTTCATTTAGCTGGTACATTTGAGTTTCAAAAACagtcatttatttgttttttcctcatttttttttttggcgtcGCTTATTACCGCACAATGGAAAACATGAAATATTGGTATATTTACGAGCACGAGTTCTACCATGGCACCAGTGCTGCAGAAACATCTCGAATGTACGGCACTGGTGTCCAAAAGAAAGCACGGTATGTTTTTGGTTTCAACGTTTTCGTTCTTGAAATTTCGACCTTCAGAACCAACCCCGTGGACGGCCGGAGACCAAAGTGGAAAATGAAGAATTACAGGCTATTGTGGAAGCGGATCCATCACAAAGCACTTCAGAGATAGATGCAGGCTTCGGGGTAAGTGATAAAACTGTATTAATCCACTTGAAGCAAATCTGGAAAGGAAAATCCAAAAGGCAATCCAAACCGCCTTTAAAGAGTTTATTGGTGTTTTTAGTAAAGGGATCAATGAACTACCTATGAGATGGCAAAAGTGCATAGATAACAACGGAGCATACTTTGCCTAGTCTATActattgtaatattataaagctgaagagtttgtttgtttgtttgaacgcgctaatctcaaaaactactggtccgatttgaaaaattctttcagtgttagatagcccatttatgtatatcatcataatataacatcacgctgtcatgttaaggttggctcactataacgttttttatgctaaccaaatttattctaaaataaagcattatttgtgaaggtatatttataaagatgatatgaATCCTTATCCAAATAAAGCAGCGgcttgtaggcagcggcttggctctgcccctggcattgctgaagtccatgggcgacggtaaccactcaccatcaggtgggccgtatgctcgtctgccaaaaaaggcaataaaaaataaaataaaaaaaaatgttattcattacaacactaaaacacccaaatcacttcaagataggctttgacaattatagaCTTTTCTgaatttctccaggatcccatcatcagatcttaattattacaggaccattcggaaagtctaccctttcgaacaaaaaagaaaaagaattatcagaattgGTTCATtttcgagaaatcggtgaacatacatagataaaaaaattatggtcgaattgataacttcctcttttgaagtcggttaaaaagcgtgattttggtaccttaaatagctccttaacattctattattcaaaaatattttcaatctcTACGTAAAttaagaggcgggtaaaatttagcgttgtgccaaactaactattccacgcggtcgaagtcgcgggcaaaacctagttaaatatattttacaaaaaaaaattgactttatAATCCTCCCGTACAAAACGCCAATTTTATATGTAAGGACCTAATTACACAACGATTAGCTAAAAATAACGTTAAACTAAATAAAGTTAAACTATAAATCGTcaatattacacaaaaattattgaataaatgtttttttatatcattatgATTCATTATAATaactatatttttgtattactaGTATTTAAccctttattatttttatttacaattacacTCATAATTTTACCTTAGATAATTTTAACTTAGCTTTTAAGCTTTTAACtttacataattttaacttAGAGCTGCTGTTTACCTTTGCCACGAAGCTATAACCGATTTCAGTTTGAGCGATAGCATAGCGATTATTACAACGCAATAGACTTTGAACTAGTGTCTCCAGATAAAAGAGAATTCATTCACCACTTGAagatattttacatttaaaacacacacacacgaaaATTAGATAAAAATGACCTTGAATTATTgtcatgtatttattatttataaacgaaATGTTAACGTTGTTTGGTTAAAAAGCTCTAAAAAATTAATCAGTCATGTTAAATTAGcaacaaaaaacattacctaTGCTTTATCAAAACCCTCTCAACATCGTTTTGTCTCTGATTGGGATCTTTGAAATAATTCTCAATCTCAAATAACGTCTTATCTTTAGTTTCCGGTAAATatttgtaaacaagtaatgCGAAAAAAGATGCTGATAGCCCGTAAAACAGGAAAGCACCGGGTAAAGTTAGGGTACGAAATATATACGGAGATGTTTTCAAAATAGTTGCCATTAAAAATTCAGAAAACAATGTTAATAAAAGTAAACAAGGCGTTTGGTACCTTAAACATATTAACTCTCCAAATATAGTGGACGGCATTATCATGGGACCGAGACTTATTGACACGGAAAACAATGTCAGAAACAATATTGACAAATATCTATTCTCGGCAATAACCGAATACTTAACTAGATACAAATATACAGATATGACGTAGAGAAAGAAAATCCCCGAAGTGGCCGAAGTCAACAACAATGTACGCCTTTTCAAAAACTTTGATAAAATACATCCGAGCTGCATACCTACTATTGTAATGATGTCCATAATCAGCATGCCATAACTTGAGGTAATGTTGCTGCCAgttatttgattaattaaatcCATCGCATACATCGTGCATACTAATTTTCCAGAGAAATGATACATTGACATTACTACAACAGATATAAACATTGGCATGTAAAACGCTTTTGTGCTTATAGTTTCATAAATAAACTTCACTCTATTCCCTGCAACATTTCGTTTATTCTCCGCACACATCTTAATATACTGTTTCTGAGAATCAATCAACGTCTCGAGTTCACATTGGGAATCTTTATCGTACCCTTTCAGCCAGTGGTGTGAAGCGGCACATTCCTCGAACCGGCCCTTCATCGCCAACCAGTAAGGCGATTCGGGCCAAAATACGACGGTCAAAGGGTACAGAGAACAAACAAAGGCGATGTACCCGATGTTTTTCCAGTGGGAAAAGGCTCCCGTCGCATTAGCGACCCATACTCCCCAAAAGAAAACTGTAGATTCGAATATCATGAATACCCCTCGATATTTCGGGGAGGAGTATTCCGTTACAATAACAACCAACAAAGTCATGTTGCTTGCTAGAAGCATCCCTTGCATTATCGCACTGATCAATAAATGCGTTGTATTtgtactgaaataaaataacaggAACGAAACTAAAGTCACTATACATATTATGGTGAAAGGTATTTTTCTTCCGATGTATCTTGTCAAAACGGGTATCACGAATACCCATGGAAGTGCAGAGTAGCCGTGCACGGAAgctgaaaagaaaaaatatcctCACCAATCCATCCTgtgccaataaataaaaaaaaatacatttatagtCTTTTTTAGcgaaatattaagaaaacaagcACAGGGCTCACTCGATTTTAGTAGATAACAAGAGTCTATAGATACTATGTATAATGTGAACACAGTTACTCATCTTGACAATGTAtataattatcaaattaatttgTAACAGCGAGTATTTTGCCTATCCGTGGAATGCATTATTGATGCATCAAGCAGAATAGTTAAACTGCTTTTACGTCATCTGTCCttcgtaatatatttttttcctaacttGATACTTGAGAAGAGACAAGAAAATAGCAAACTCACTTAGCCATGAAGCCATGCTCTCGGTAACTGCATCTGTTGAGTTAGCTTCTCTTCTGATCTGTGGGATCATTACAGTTGGAGCTCCGAAGCCCAAACCAAGAACAAAGTAAATCGACCAAACTCCACTTGAAACAAAAATCTGAAAGGATATGTTTTCtatcaatattattttacattataaataaacCGACGGCCTATTTTTTTGTGCAGTCGTACTACAGGAATACGTTATGGTAAATAAAGAACACTAttcattttgataaaaatactGAATAAAAGTTATATCTTCGTTTTAAAATGCATACTCAGAAGACTAATTTATGTTTGGTTTGATAAATTGTGAATAAATAACAAGTTTCCAATTTAGGTTCAGTGTAATAAATGAATTCCGATACTCACAATAGACTCTGTTATACATAATCTACTAATTATACAATACATTcaaattagaaaattaaatcATTGTGTAGTAGTACTATTATCTTATCAATTTCTGCGACAAATCCAATtccaatattaattaaaattcagcgcttttttttttcaacaatgaGCCTCTCATAATGTAAATTTGACAATTGCGTCGATAGCCTACaggtaagacgcccggtgtgtTCGTTTAACTACAGCGTTTATGGTCCGTTATCGATACGTTTTTGCCAAAAACCTTTATTCGTTCTGGGTTAAAGATGGGATAGTCATTATTCTAATGTTATAGGGACTTCGACTGAGGCGGCGGTATTCACGTTTTGAAGGGTAGGTACATACTCCGGTCACCACTGAACACCGTGTGGGCCAGAAACTCGTCTGTCAATTAAAATTTACCTCACTAATTAATACAGGGTTCGGAATGAGAATgttacatgtttttttaataagtta is from Bombyx mori chromosome 6, ASM3026992v2 and encodes:
- the LOC101735395 gene encoding facilitated trehalose transporter Tret1-2 homolog isoform X1; this translates as MDSCADEAVDLNESGEADDKNSVTTKRYLWRQIFVSSGVWSIYFVLGLGFGAPTVMIPQIRREANSTDAVTESMASWLTSVHGYSALPWVFVIPVLTRYIGRKIPFTIICIVTLVSFLLFYFSTNTTHLLISAIMQGMLLASNMTLLVVIVTEYSSPKYRGVFMIFESTVFFWGVWVANATGAFSHWKNIGYIAFVCSLYPLTVVFWPESPYWLAMKGRFEECAASHHWLKGYDKDSQCELETLIDSQKQYIKMCAENKRNVAGNRVKFIYETISTKAFYMPMFISVVVMSMYHFSGKLVCTMYAMDLINQITGSNITSSYGMLIMDIITIVGMQLGCILSKFLKRRTLLLTSATSGIFFLYVISVYLYLVKYSVIAENRYLSILFLTLFSVSISLGPMIMPSTIFGELICLRYQTPCLLLLTLFSEFLMATILKTSPYIFRTLTLPGAFLFYGLSASFFALLVYKYLPETKDKTLFEIENYFKDPNQRQNDVERVLIKHR
- the LOC101735395 gene encoding facilitated trehalose transporter Tret1 isoform X2, which encodes MDSCADEAVDLNESGEADDKNSVTTKRYLWRQIFVSSGVWSIYFVLGLGFGAPTVMIPQIRREANSTDAVTESMASWLTSVHGYSALPWVFVIPVLTRYIGRKIPFTIICIVTLVSFLLFYFSTNTTHLLISAIMQGMLLASNMTLLVVIVTEYSSPKYRGVFMIFESTVFFWGVWVANATGAFSHWKNIGYIAFVCSLYPLTVVFWPESPYWLAMKGRFEECAASHHWLKGYDKDSQCELETLIDSQKQYIKMCAENKRNVAGNRVKFIYETISTKAFYMPMFISVVVMSMYHFSGKLVCTMYAMDLINQITGSNITSSYGMLIMDIITIVDLLQVD